CTTCTTCCGGGAATAACCCGAGAATTGGTTCTTTCTCTTGCTCCCAAGCTAGGATTTAAGGTTAAAGAAGGGAGATACGGACTGAAAAATTTGCTGGAGTCCGACTGTGTTTTTTTGACAAATTCTCTCATCGGGGCGCACAGAGTTGAAGAGATAGAAGGTTTTAAGATTCGGGGAAAGAATAAAAATTTTGCAGAACTACAGCTGGAAATCTTCCGCACACTGAAATGGCTTCCGTGAAGAGCCGAACGAACAGACATCTTTTTATTCTTTCACTTTTGATTTCTTTCGAGGTGGACATTTGGCAAAAATATATTATGACAAGGATGCGGATTTGAGTATCCTAAAGGACAAGACTATTGCGATTATAGGTTATGGAAATCAGGGACATGCGCAGGCGAACAATCTGCGCGATTCCGGTTGCAGGGTTATAATCGGAAGCATAAGAGATGCGAGTTATGAGCAAGCTGTCCGCGATGGTTTTGAAGTCTATTCGATTTCGGAAGCGGCTGAAATCGGAGATATTGTCCACATGCTGATTCCAGATGAATATCAGGCCGAGGTTTACAACAGGGACATAGCAAAACACATGAAACACGGGAAAGCTCTCTGCTTTAGTCATGGGTTTAACATTCATTTCAAGCAGATCGTTCCCCCCAAAGACGTCGATGTTATAATGATCGCTCCAAAGGGACCGGGCGCTCTTGTTCGTCGTATGTATCTTCAGGGAAGCGGAGTTCCGGGCTTGCTTGCCGTTGAACAGGATGCAAGCGGTATGGCTAAACAGATCGCTCTGGCACTGGCGAAGGGCGTGGGCTTGACTCGCATAGGCGTTATTGAGACGACCTTCAAGGAGGAGGTGGAAACCGATCTCTTTGGTGAACAGGTAGTTCTCTGTGGTGGCGTAACTGAACTCATAAAAGCAGGTTTTGAGACGCTAGTCGAAGCGGGATATCAGCCGGAGGTCGCTTACTTCGAATGCCTGAACGAACTCAAACTGATAGTAGATCTAATCTATGAACACGGCATAGAAGGTATGTGGAAAGCAGTAAGCAATACGGCAGAATACGGCGGAAGAACGAGGGGTCCGAGAATAATAGATTCTCATGTTCGGGAGACTATAATGAAGATTCTTAAAGATATCCAGAGCGGAGATTTCGCGAGAGAATGGGTGGAGGAAGCCAAAAAGGGAATCCCAACGCTCAAGCGCATGAGGGAAGAAGGAAAAGAGCATCTCATAGAGAAGGTGGGGAGAGAACTTCGCAAGTGGGCGGGAATAGAAAAGTAAAAGTGCAATCTGTGCTACCGCCGCGTGAATATTCATAGTTTTCGTTTTTTCCCAAAGATTGGAAAAATTTTAAATTGAAACAGTTCAAAGGATACGCCGGAGGTTGCCTTGAAGTTTAGGAGTAAAGAGGTTGTTGAGGGACTTGAAAGTCTGCCCAGAAGAGCACTTCTGAAAGCGGTTGGAGTAACCGATGCGGAGATGGAAAAACCTTTTGTCGGGATAGCGAATTCTTATACGAACGTAGTTCCCGGTCACATTCATCTTCGTGAGATTTCCCGCGCAGTCGCGGAAGGGGTAATTGCTGGTGGAGGAATTCCTTTCGAGTTCAACACAATTGCGATCTGCGATGGAATAGCGATGGGAACAAAAGGGATGTGTTATTCTCTTCCATCCCGGGAGCTTATTGCCGATAGCGTGGAGACGATGGTCGAAGCACATAGATTTGATGCTCTGATTTGTGTGGCAAGCTGTGACAAGATAGTTCCTGGAATGCTTATGGCAATCGCCAGACTAGACATCCCGGCGATAATGGTGACCGGGGGGCCAATGTTTCCAGGTAAGTGGCAGGGACAGAACCTAGACGTCATAAGCGCTTTCGAAGCTGTTGGTGCTGTGAAAGCTGGGAAAATGACGCAGGCGGAGGCTCTAGAAATCGAAGATAGGGCTTGTCCGGGGTGCGGCTCATGTGCCGGTCTCTTCACAGCCAACACAATGGCATGTCTCACAGAAGCGCTCGGCATGTCTCTGCCGGGAACCGCGACAGCCCACGCAGCAGACGCAAAGAAAATCAGACTAGCCAAGAGGGCTGGACTTCAGGTGTTGAAACTTCTTAAGATGAAACTCATCCCGAGCAAAATAATGACGCGCAAAGCCTTTGAGAACGCGATCACAGTGGATATGGCTTTAGGAGGTTCCACGAACACGCTGCTCCATCTTCCGGCAATCGCCAATGAACTCGGAATAAATTTGGATTTGAATATTTTCGATAGAATAAGTCGACGCGTTCCAACGATTTGCTCCATACGACCAAACGGTCCGCATACGATGTGGGATCTCGAACAAGCGGGTGGGATCCCAGCTGTTATGAAGCGTCTTGGTAAGCTGATCTGTGGAAGTCCTCTCACGGTAACCGGCCGAACAGTTGCTGAAAATCTTAAGTATGTCAAACTAGTTGAGACGGACGTCATAAGACCTCTCGGCAGACCATACATGAGAGAGGGGGGCATAGCGGTTCTTTACGGCTCACTTGCTCCGGCTGGTTCGGTTGTTAAATTTGCCGGCGTTCCACCCCAGATGCGCAAGCACAGAGGCCCGGCAAAAGTTTTTGACAGCGAAGAAGACGCAGTCAAGGCGATCTATAATGGTGAGGTAAAGAATGGCGACGTTGTGGTCATAAGGTATGAAGGGCCTAAGGGAGGACCTGGCATGAGGGAGATGTTGGGCCCGACTTCTGCGATCTCTGGCATGGGTATCCGGGCAGCTCTAGTAACAGATGGGAGATTTTCTGGGGGGACTAGAGGACTCTGCATTGGTCATGTCTCCCCAGAAGCAGCTGAAGGAGGACCGATTGCGGTGGTCAAAGATGGCGACGAGATTCTGATTGATCTTCCGAATAGAAAAATCGATTTGTTAATTCCGAGAGATGAGTTGGAGAGCAGACTTAAGAGGCTAAAGCCTAAACCACCAAAATTCAAGAAAGGATATCTTGCTTTTTACTCTCGCATAGTTTCTTCAGCAGCCGAGGGCGCAGTCAGGAAAATCGCCAAACTTTCTAACAAAATGTAAAGCTTCTTAAAGTCCTATCAAAAAAGTTAAAAACTTTTCACTGTTTATTCTGCTGGAGAAAAATGCAGAAACTGAAGGTTGGA
This region of Candidatus Hadarchaeales archaeon genomic DNA includes:
- the ilvC gene encoding ketol-acid reductoisomerase, whose translation is MAKIYYDKDADLSILKDKTIAIIGYGNQGHAQANNLRDSGCRVIIGSIRDASYEQAVRDGFEVYSISEAAEIGDIVHMLIPDEYQAEVYNRDIAKHMKHGKALCFSHGFNIHFKQIVPPKDVDVIMIAPKGPGALVRRMYLQGSGVPGLLAVEQDASGMAKQIALALAKGVGLTRIGVIETTFKEEVETDLFGEQVVLCGGVTELIKAGFETLVEAGYQPEVAYFECLNELKLIVDLIYEHGIEGMWKAVSNTAEYGGRTRGPRIIDSHVRETIMKILKDIQSGDFAREWVEEAKKGIPTLKRMREEGKEHLIEKVGRELRKWAGIEK
- the ilvD gene encoding dihydroxy-acid dehydratase; the protein is MKFRSKEVVEGLESLPRRALLKAVGVTDAEMEKPFVGIANSYTNVVPGHIHLREISRAVAEGVIAGGGIPFEFNTIAICDGIAMGTKGMCYSLPSRELIADSVETMVEAHRFDALICVASCDKIVPGMLMAIARLDIPAIMVTGGPMFPGKWQGQNLDVISAFEAVGAVKAGKMTQAEALEIEDRACPGCGSCAGLFTANTMACLTEALGMSLPGTATAHAADAKKIRLAKRAGLQVLKLLKMKLIPSKIMTRKAFENAITVDMALGGSTNTLLHLPAIANELGINLDLNIFDRISRRVPTICSIRPNGPHTMWDLEQAGGIPAVMKRLGKLICGSPLTVTGRTVAENLKYVKLVETDVIRPLGRPYMREGGIAVLYGSLAPAGSVVKFAGVPPQMRKHRGPAKVFDSEEDAVKAIYNGEVKNGDVVVIRYEGPKGGPGMREMLGPTSAISGMGIRAALVTDGRFSGGTRGLCIGHVSPEAAEGGPIAVVKDGDEILIDLPNRKIDLLIPRDELESRLKRLKPKPPKFKKGYLAFYSRIVSSAAEGAVRKIAKLSNKM